DNA from Triticum aestivum cultivar Chinese Spring chromosome 7D, IWGSC CS RefSeq v2.1, whole genome shotgun sequence:
GAGCCCTGGCCAGGCGGCCCAACCATCCTGAACAGGGCAGGGGTAGGTTAGCAGCCGCCGGCCGTGGCTGCCTCCCCGAGTCGCCCCTGCCACCATCAATGGCACGGAACTATCACTCATGAATAAATATTTGGTTGCATTCATCAGGCTTCACTAACAGAGCAAACCACGGTTAATTTGAGAGCTGGTACCTACCTGTAGGTTTCTTCTTTCAACATCCCTGGACATGGATTATGATTAGATTAAGCAAGAGCAATAAAGTTGATGGTATCCGCAAAAGAAAAAAACGATGGAACAAACTGAGCACTTGTCGATGGAAAAGATGCTGGAACGGAGTACGGTCAGAGTTACAGAGGATGGAACAGAGCAGTTTGTTCCATCGAGCTTTGTAGTGTGTCTGACTGAGAAAGTGAGAAGTGCTCAGTGTATCCAccaaaccaaaataaataaaagtgGAGCCATGTCCGTTATTCTTTTTCATGGTTTACAGGTAATTAAATGTGTGATTTGTTTGTGTTATTCCAAATATCTGAGCTGCTAGGTTGACTGAAGTTTCAAAAAATTTGCTATCTCTGAATCTATAATTCTGGACCATTTACACCATTAGTGTTTGTGCTCCTTCGTTGGTCATTGGGTTATGAGATGCTGAAATAGACTATTTGATTGTGTGTCTTGCTAATGAGGTGAGATGTCACAAGAAACCAAAAATAGATGTGAATAGTTATTCGGATTACTTGCGCGTACTGCACACTCTAGTACATCTTAACAGAAAAATGCACTGCTACAGATTTGAGCAGGCATCAAGCATGACGTTGACCTGAGATGGTCCAAAACGTATCCAAGGAAAACTGCTCGCTGGTTAAAGTGTGCAGAACCAAGCCATAATTGTAGTGATTTGAATGCACGTTTTGATGGAGTAAAGCTCACACTTATTACACAGAGTGAAATTAGTGTTTCCTTGATTTTTCCTTTTACAAACTATGAGATGATAATTCAGTTAATTAACCAGGAATTTATGTTTCAAATTAAGATTCCTAAATTCTTTACTTGTAATGGTCCCATCTACCTAGGGTGAGGATCTACGGATGACCTGGTTTCAGTTTCCATTCACTTTCTTGACATCTTGTGGTTTCCTTTTCTACTATTTGTTAGATAAGTTGTGTTGTCGTATCAGCAATTCTCACCACATAataagttttctacatgaaagggATTGCAAGATGATATATTTTCGAATTCGTCAGGCTTGCGCTTATAAAGCAATCCACAGTTAATTTGAGAGCTGCAACCTCCCTGTAGGTTTCCTCTTTCACCATCTCCGGGGAAAATTTATGATTAAAATAAGCAAGCCTAATTTCTACAGAATATGGTCAGAATCAGCTAAGTACTTAAAAGATAAGACTACAAAAATTTCGGTAGAAAAAGAGTTTGAGTAACCGAGTATGGCAAGAGCAAGAAAGCCATGTCTAATGTCCTGCTCTATCAGGAGTTTGGGAAATAAAAAAAGATGCAACTTTGACTCCCAGAAAAAATGAGCGGAGATATTAGTATGAACTAAAATGCTTATTTGGCCCACCGTATAATTGTGATCGGCATGTGAATAAGTAAAGATTATGGATAGCTTAGCTAGCCAACATGAGCAAAACACTATTACTCATGAGCTGCACACCTTTCAGGTACATCACGCTTACCATGCTGCTGTAACCAGCGTTCTGAACATTGTAACTCTGCCACTTTATATATCTCCTAACCATATGCACCTTTTCAATTGGGTTCCTTCCGGTTGTCACCGGGTTATGAGTGTACACTACTACTGAAATTCTGATGTGGTTTCTTGCTAATGGGTTCAGATTTTAGTAGGAACTGAAAGAGTGTCAGGACAAGTCTCGTTATTGTCATGGGCCCACCAAGAAAGCAGGAGAATTTAACAGGAAAATGTTCTGCTGCAACAAATCCAGGTTCTGTCATATGAAGAAGTGCTCAGTTTGTCAAAGCGCCTACAGAAAATTGCAATTCATCTGTTAGAGTGTGTCCAGTTAGGAAGCACTCAGATAGAATGTACAACTGAAAAGCGGAGCATGGGtatctttttttttagaaaaggaggatgacccccggcctctgcatcggggcgatgcatacggccactttattaattattctcacaagaccttacaaagccatacaacagcaagactaaagccaccgtctaagcaacatctgtcgctacatctatccaaatgatgaaggggcgcagatagtctgggcctaataccaaacagacaccgcagccaaacctaaacatccaagacctgaggtcccaaccaggacgcctgccgggtatggggcacctaccagtccggcgcactcctcaaccagggcgcctgccgggtatgaggccgccgcagccatctgacatcaatccatcttcagagctgtactgttgcatgtaccgtgccaggtctctctgccatcgacgccaccacgacgcccgacaacgtcgtcctcctgcgcgagttcatcctcccacagcgaactccgaatctgcactacgccacgccgtcaagatccgtcgccatcagtgtgtaggatgaagcaccgctccaccaaagaatccatCCTCTGGTCCCTtgatcacgtgtgtacctccaagaatgacgcccccaagggaggaacgacaccagagcgccgccgtcatccgatcatccaatctagggtttcccccggaggtagcagagagtggctttgaacttctccacggtgatgccttcaagaagggaacgacgcagatagcgccgccaccgccggccttagcagaagcggaaggcaagttttcacccagatcagttcgaagggatccaactctcgtgcacgggccgccgtcaccaccagcaccaccaggaaGACCCTGGAGTACCGGCAGATCAGCGAgccgccggcaccaccgcatccagatcgctggccacgccgggccgccgccatcccccgtGCCGTCCTGGTCAGAGACGGAGTCGCCAACCGCGCACAGGGACCGCCGCCGCCTgcacacgccggagcgccgccgagagCCCAGCGCCCGCCATCGCTTCCCGAAGCCAACCGCCGCCCGAGCACCCTCGCGGATCCCGCCGCACGCCCGAACGCCGGCGCCACCATGGCGCCATCagatcgggaggaggaggagcccgcgcctcgccgccccgcgcagACCACGCCGCCGCGCCACCAAGCAGGGAAGCCCCGCCCAGATCCGCCAGCGGCCCGACCTGccgccgagccgagcgccgccgcgaGGGCCGGCCGTCCTGCGCCGCCCAGGGCCCTGTTGATCACAACAGCAACGGCAAGGTAAGATCCTTTAAAGTTCACGATATGATTCTTGAATATATCGTGTCCAAAGCAAGCCAGGAAAATTTTATCACTGTCGTCGGCGGGCACTGGTTGATGCCAACTCCAAGCAACAAAGTCCGTCGACTGTCTATGCAGAGTAGTGGTTCTTAACAAGGGAATCCAACAGAAGGCATGGATTTGTCTCAAGTACGGTCACTAACCGTATTTGGAAGCCAAGACCGACCACTGCCTTTTCATTCATTCAATAATGGAATAATTCAAGTGTTTGATCTGGAGGGTTGGAAGGGATTGACAAATAAACATATGGAGGACATATGTAAAATGCTTGTACTGAAGTATTTGAGCCTCCGCCGAACAGAGATTTCCACGATTCCATCAGAGATAGAGAAGATCCAGGATCTGGAAACTTTTGATGCAAGGGAGACAAATGTCGGAGATCTACCCAAAACTTTTGGCAATCTCAAACGGCTCCGCAGTTTGCTTGGGGGAAGTAAAAAATCACGGAAGGCTTTGAAGATGCCTCAATAGAAAAATAAGGTGACAAGGAAAGCACTTCGTGTACTGTCAGGGATCGAGATCAGTGAAGGCTCGACCACTGCTGCAAGTCTTGATCAGCTAACTGGGCTAAGGAAACTTGCCATTTACAAGCTCAATATTATTGAGGGTCAAAAAACCTTCATAGATTTATGCTCCTCCATTCAGTACCTCTGCAGCTGCGGTCTACAGACACTTGCAATCAATGATGAGAGCTCTAATTTTATCAACTCACTAGACTCCATGTCCGCTCCTCCAAGATACCTCACTGGTCTGGAGCTGTCTGGCATGTTGGAAAAGCCTCCAAAGTGGATCGTGGAGCTCAAGAACCTCTACAAGCTGACCCTTTCTGTGACAGTTCTTAAGACTGATACTTTCAAGCTCATCCAGGACCTGCCCGAATTGTTTTCTCTCACCTTTACACTCAATAGGGAGATAATTGTTCCTCCTGGAGGATTCAAGAGTCTAAAGCTGCTTCGCTTCTTTGCAACTTTGGTGCCAAGGCTGAGCTTTGCAGTTACAGGAGAGGTAATGCCACCACTCGAGAGGATTGATCTGCAGTTTCAGGCCTTCGAAGGGATTTATGGCATCGAGACTCTTAGTAGTCTCCGAGAAGTGCATCTCAGCGTTGATAATCAAGCCGATGAGATAACCAAGTTCTTGGTAGAAGATTTGAAGGATACCCCCAAGTATTTAGATAAGGAGTACGTGAGCAAGTGGCCAAAAATAATCACTGTTTGAAGAGATTGGATGAGATGTTGTTGTCTCTTGACTCACCTACAATCATTTGGCACTGTATTTCTAGGAAGATTATTTTCTAAAAATCCAAAATTCCGTTTTGCGAGCTAAATAAACAGACTGCATCTTTACTTACGGCTACTTTACATTTTGATTCTTGTAATCTGTACTTCTGTATGGTGCTGTTACTTCTATTATTTTTCTGTAGTACTGTCACTTCCATTATTGATCTTTTTGTGTTCATATACCTGTATGCCTATTATACTTGTTTTCACTGTACGCATTGGATTGCAATATGTCCCAGTATTTATAATATAATCAGCAGTCCCATCGGTCGAATTGGATTGCAATATGTCCCACTGGATTGCAATATGTCCCATTGCCTGCATCACCAACCTGGCCAAATCAAACCCAATAAGGGTCGCGCGAATGGCAACTCCTCGCTCGGTCCACATCACCACACGTACGACAAAATCGGAAGGCTCACGCAAGAATCTATTTCCTTTTCTCTTCCTCCACACGctaccttctcttctctcctctcctctcgcctcccccaaaaccgccgccgccgcctgctacTCAACGCGCCTAGCTCCGTCCGCGACTCAGCCCGCCCTGCTCAGCCCGCATCTCCATGGCGCTGGTTCCGCAACGCCCCGCCATCTCCGCTCTGCTCTGCCCGTGGCGGCTCCTGTGACGTGCCGATATGGCGGCGCCGCGGCCGGTTGCGATTCGGAGAACCCGCGGGCGGTGGTGCATGGTCTGGGCGGCGCCGAACTGCGAGGCCCCAATTCTGCATCGACGCCTCCTTCCTCCGTCGCCCAGATACAAGGCGGCTCTCTCCTAGCCAGCCTTCAGCCATGCGTCTTCCTCTCCTCTTTGATCGGCTTTCTCGTCCTCTGGAGAAGTAGCATGGGGCGGAGCTGCGCCTGATCCGCTGCCGACGGCACACGTCTCAGCCCCAAGCCCGAGCTATTTAAAGCAATTGCTGTTAAGGTTCAAATACCTGGATTTTCCTTTTATTAGTTTAAGAAGCATTTAACTTTTCTGTTTGACTGTATCTATATGCTCTCACAAtcttatcttatatttactaattggaggcacctttcAAAACGTATAattaacccacatcatcaatattattTCTAGCGTTGGATTAGAAAATTTACGGCTAGGATAAAAAGAAAGTTACGTAACAAAGTTGGTCCAGTAATTGGAGGCACCTTTTTTTTGAGGATATTGGAGGCACCTTTCAAGACGTATAattaacccacatcatcaatattattTCTAGCGTTGGATTAGAAGATTTACGGCCAGGATAAAAAGAAAGTTACTTAACAAAGTTGGTCCAGTAATTAAAAGGATTTGTCACGTCTACCAGTAGTAGAAAAAAATAGAAGCCTCCACCCATGAAAACTCCATGGTCCAGTAAAAAAGGATTTGTCACATCCACCGATGGTGGAAACAAAAATAAGCATCCACCGATGAAAACTCCATGAAGTTTAcgagaaacaaggaaaaaaaatccACAATCGAGGTGGAGAAAAATATTCCACGTTTTCTCAAATCAATTTTTTTTCCACGAACATGTTGATGGCTAGTACGCCCTCTCCAACCAGATTACGTACAGAAAAAAAACTGTATAGATTGAAAAAAGCCATTGCTGCCTTCTCCTCCCCTTAAACCATACTGTCTTAGCTGTTGGCCGTGGCTGTTGTCGAACCACAACGGAGTTCGAGACCAGGTGCCGCACAGATGTGGAGCTTCCCTCGCCAGTCATCGCAGGAAGAAGGTTTTGTATTGCAGTCTTTCCCATCTAAAAAGAAAGACCGTGCTTGCGCAGTCGCGGATCTGGAGCTGATGCTGTTCTACTTTCTGATCTGCTAAAATTCTTGCCGAGGCTATGTCCCTTGAGGTGAACGGGAGTCTGTGCGTTGATCGTGCTGTACACGGCCAGGCGGCGAGAAACATGTATGAGGAGGTAGCAGTGGACGTGCTGCTGGACTCGGGAAGGATCAAGAAAATACACAATATCAAAGAACAGTAAGTAGAAACCCACCGAGAGAGCTAATGATCGGCCATGTTAATATTAATTTTATGATCATTCCAGCGGCTACAACGGTCAGTGTGGGTGTCACCAGATTCGCAAggatatcgtatttgtggctatTGCTAGGCTGTGGTTCATCTAACGATGTATCTgcactcatcctccacctcctcttccgctTTCACATCAGACCGAAGCTTCCTCGGCAGCAAGGCCAGAGGCAGCACGCGCTCACGCTCCTGTAATGGCAAGCTAGCAGCATCATCTCGCCCTGCAGGTATCCTTAAATCCTGCGTATCATTAATTTAGCAGCATATAGATGCAAGTGAATGAGCAATAATGATATAAGCCACCATGTATCCGTCATGCAAATGCAGGCTGCCTAGATTGGTGTGTTTGTTTTTAACGCCACATGCACATGCAACGTTTAAGTTTTTTCTTGGTGAACAAATCGAAGAAAAAACATACAGATCGAGCACCTCTCAACATATAACATGTAAAATTCACACTTCATGTTACAATTCCTAGTACTCCGTTGGAATTTTACATGTTGGATGTTGAGAGGTGCTCGATCCCCTGATCGAGATATATCAATGATCGTTGTCAGCGCCAGTCGTCTACAACACCAGTTTCAAAACTGGCGTTTCTACGGGAAGATGTTTGGTGGTAGGAACAGACAGAAACACAAGTTCGTGATGGACTAATGGTTGTTTACACAGTCAGTTTGTTTACATGATATCTCACATGAGTCATCTCAATCACGTAATTCGTCACATGATTCCCATTGATGCCTGACATATATGCATGCGTGTACTTATTCATCATATTCATGCACTTAGCAGTTTCTTCTCTTATGTCTggcctatcatattcatcatattccCATTGATCGCTTAACGATGATTTGTTACTAATGCTAGAATCCCTTCACTGTATATCATGTTACTGTACGAAAATGCCTTCTAATCTCAAGTTCGCAAATAAAGCATCACATTGGAAAAAACATACAACACACCTATCTATGTAGATTATCTAATGGTCCAATCACATGCATATGTATACAACATTACCCATGTCTTACATTTCATATACATATTAATGATGGAAGTAAAAAGTAGTACATAGATTCAGTTTAATGAAGGGCACGAACTGTGAGGTATGTATTTGAATTTACACCACATGCAATTGTGATTTTCCACACTATAATGTTTATATATTTACATCAAGCTTAtaatatatatttttcttttttcccATAATTATGTCCTGGCTTTTGTTAGCCTTGACACATTTCTAGACCAGTATCAGTTGGCCAAAACTTAGCAATGTCAAAGTTAGATATGACTGAAATATGCTCTAGGTATGCATGCATCTGTATATGTCCAATAAAAATACAAGATAAATACATCACATATGTGAGAAATGCATCACTTTATATAGTACTGAGAATATATTCAGTTACATNNNNNNNNNNNNNNNNNNNNNNNNNNNNNNNNNNNNNNNNNNNNNNNNNNNNNNNNNNNNNNNNNNNNNNNNNNNNNNNNNNNNNNNNNNNNNNNNNNNNCCCAAATTCAGTGTCCTCAAATGCTGGAGGTTCCAAATCTCACTGGGTAACTCGGTGATTTTTGGGTTTCTACTCACGTCAAGGCTCCTCAATTGTGGTAGTCTCGTGATGATCTCCCTGGGTAGCTCTGTGATGCCTGTTGTATTCAAGGAAAGATTCTCCAAATGCTGCAGGTCTCGGATCACCCTAGGCACCTCCTTGAGATACTCGTTCTGCTTCAAGTCCAGGTTCTTCAAATGCTGCAGCTTTCCAATCTCAACGGGTAGGCCTGTGATCCGTGTTCCCCTCACTTCCAAAGTCTCCAGATGCTGCAGCCCCCGTATTTCTGGTGGGATCTCACTTATAAACCTCCCACGAAGGCCAAACAGGTGCCTCACACGGAATAGGCCACACATATCCTTCAGATCGTCATTCTCAAGACCCTCATTGAACTGAAGATCTAACACACGCAGACATTTCAACTGTCCCAAGCGGGCTCTCCTGGCACTTCCAAACACAACAAGGGACCGAATATGGGACCAATCAATTTCTGACATGGGACCATCATCCGTTACAGAGTCTGAGTCTGACATCGGATCCTCATCGATACAGAGCAAACGGATTCGGCAGGCATATGACGCTGGAATATCAGAACTGCATGTAATGAAATTGTCTTCTCGGAGTTTGCATCTAAGGAAATTTCGCATCACGGGGTGCACTCTGTATTTGCCATAGTTCTGACTGTATCTTTTCTTTACAAACGGAATCAATCCCCTGTTAACAAGCTCTTCAAAATAACCTTTTGCTATCTCCTCTTTACAGACAAATCTTTCTGCGGTCCATCTCCTCATCAAATGACCCCTTTTAATCTCCCGACCCTCAGGGTATATACAGCAGTACAAAAGGCAAGTCTTCAGCATATGATGAGGAAGATGGATGTAGCCCAGCTGCAAACTCTCGACCAATGGTTCAAAACCTGGAGTATTCTGGATTCCATTTCGCTTTACTTTTTCCCAAATCCTATCTTGTACATCACTTGCCTTCTTTACATGCAGCCCTTGTTGTTCTTGCTCCTTTGCCAACGCTGAAAACATACAGACTAGTGCTAATGGCATACCACCGCACATGTGCACAACAGGATGGTCACAATCAAAATCTGCGGCAACCATGTCAAACTTTGCTACCATCCCAGCGGCAACATCTTCCTCACCAATTATGTAGGCCCATATTTCACGAACATAATCCCATTCAGTGTCCATTTTATAGATCAAGGCATCAAAATCATCACGCCACTTCTCAGCTATAGCATTAATACGAGTTGTTGTGACAATTCTGCTGCCCAGAGTATTCAGTGGAAGAGATCTTCTGATTGTTTCCCATTCTCCACCATGCCAAATATCATCAATTATGACCATGTACCTATACAAGTCAAATAGATAATCTTATTAGTTTGCTTAATGGGCTAGTTACCTTTACTTAATTCCCATGCTACATAAGGATATAGATTCGTTATTTGTTGACTGAACTGAATGTTTTACATCGGTTCATAATTTATATGCTTCATAATGTTCATATTGTGACCAAGGGCACCGATTTAAAAAAGGCCCTTTTCACAGTATATGTGTGGCATTGGTTGACTTATTAAATTTGACAGGTTTTTTCATATTCCGTATGGCCTGTCCCTGTTTCTCAAGCTTCTTTGACTTGTAGCCAACCATCTTCACAAAGTATTATTCcatctgttcacaaatataagatgttttggatattttaatatggactataTACGAACTGAAATGAGCGAACATACAcattaaaatgtgtctatatacattcgaTTCACAGAAAAGTTAAAACATCTTAAAtatgtgaatggagggagtagagcATAATTACTAATGTTGtattaaatctttgaaaaattatATCTTGCTCAGTTTCACTCTAATGTCTAAACTGAGTGATCCTCGTCCGTTCAAAATTTCAAATTTAATACTATAGTACAACATGAAGTCGTGAATTTTAGTTGATGAATTCTTAACATCAATGTGAACTTAATTCAAGTCACACTATTCATCTCTTTCTCGAGCCCGATGACAGTGGGACCTAAATAAGCTGGCAAATTGAAGTGGAGGCTGGAGGGAGTGGAGGCTGGAGGGAGTGGAGACTCTGGATACCACACAGAACCATGTCAAAGCGAAAGTTGATAATAGTGCCCATGTACCGGCACCGCTTATCTGAAGGGTCCAGTTTTACATTAAGATATACCCAAAGAGATTTCTCTGTTATGTTTCCCCCAAACGAAAATAAATTGAAGTTGAAAGTTAGCACATGTAATGGTCACGTTCAGAAATTATTGTTTGTTTTTCTAGTGGTGACGTGTTGGGGAATCTCATGTGGGCAGTTGCCCACCCATCCACGCACACACCATGCCCActaggaggatggggcggctgccAAGGTTCCACCCGTGTTGCCGCTCTGAGGACCATGCTCCGGGTTCTAGATATGGATCACTAAGTTGTGGTTCTACCAGTTGGCTACACACAGATGCCGAGGGTATGACAGCGCCTCTGTTGCTTGGGGAGGTGTGGCAGAGCATGAGTCCATGGAGAGAGGGCGGTTTCGCATTGCTCGCAAAGATGTAGGGAGGCAAAAGCAGAATAGAAGAGATGCTAGGATTGCAAATGGAGAGAAAATAGTGTGGAGAAAATCATTACATTGCATTTAAAATTGTTGTGGTGGGTGCTGCCAAAATCAGCCAACATAATTGACAGCCGAGGAGCACTACAACTGGCACTAGCCAGCTAAGTGTGTTCTGGTGATGACAGCGAGGGATAGAAGCTAGATGTAAGACCATGCCCTGCCCCCTAGGAGGTTCGAGGCGGCAGGCCCTAGAAGGGTGGTTATGCTCTGAACGGCAGGTCCCAATGGGGATATCAGCGCACAAACTAAACTAGCTAGCTGAAAAGGTTGGTTTTGCTCTGAACAGTGGCAAAACCGACCTactggagcatcgggagaggcagaGAGCAAACCTGTAGGCCCTAGAAGCTGAAGGAAGAAAAGAATAAGAGATGGCAGATTCATCCAGTGAAGGTATGTTCCTTATCCCATCTGGCCATCTCGAGATGAATCTGCTCTAACAGTTGTTCAATCTTTGCTAGATGATTCTGAGCAGATTCTCACAGGAGGCCACCTCAGTTTTCCATCAGTGGTGGCGGCTCAAGATGAAAACCATATAAATCTTGTATTTACTAATTGGAAGCATCATTAGAGCCGCAACGTTAATCCTTGAAAAGCAGGTTTATCGTCCGTTTGATCTCCAAATTAGGTATTGGCAGCCGTTAGATCAAATAGAGTCCTCTCAAGTTGTCCCACGCTTAGTCTACTGTAAAAAAAATAGATGAAAGAGAGTCCACACGTGTTGTCCCACCTTACTCTCCCGTCAAAAAAAAAATTCACAGAATCTTCAAGAGTCCAGACTCTATCTTCTAGCGCCGCAActcttcctcatcctcctcgcCTGTCCCATGCGTCCACGCCGCGATCCATCCAAGCCATCCCTCTCCTGGATCCTCCTCCTCTCCAATCTTTTTATATTTGTGCCCTAAGATGCAATCCATGCATGTTGGACCTTGAGAAGGTAAGTTGCAGCCGCTCCTCAACCGAACTTTTCTCCTTCATCGTGTTCCTGATCTGATGTTGCAATCATGACTCACCACCAATCGATGCCTCACCTCAAGCCTATGGTGTCACGTCCCCATGATCTCTCCCATCGGTTCCCATCTGGTCTCTGCTAGGTTGCCATCCCCTGCAAAGTTTTCTGTCCAAGATCTTGACGTTTGTTTCCTCCCAGACTCCTCTCCATAGAAGGTAATTTGTGTACCTCTACGACTATAATTTTTTTTCTCATATTTGGCTACATTGGTCGTTCAGATTTGGCCAGCCTTTATGTTCCAGCTTAGTGGAAAGTTACATATGTAGATACAT
Protein-coding regions in this window:
- the LOC123170684 gene encoding disease resistance protein PIK5-NP-like, which produces MEVLYLADDMDDAIDDFIHSMESWKKANGCSRSIEANTQTSPFQDLKKRAIDVSEQFHNKWKTKATCSLFSRKNSVSGTSKPKPRAPFVLADKSQLVGMDVPRDRLIKHLVGGEESTHIKMASIVGMAGMGKTTLARLVYEAIENKFQAWAFVSVNPGGNIKDVLTSILQQVGAVLPSRARTEKCLINTISEFLKEKRYMVIIDDIWHGGEWETIRRSLPLNTLGSRIVTTTRINAIAEKWRDDFDALIYKMDTEWDYVREIWAYIIGEEDVAAGMVAKFDMVAADFDCDHPVVHMCGGMPLALVCMFSALAKEQEQQGLHVKKASDVQDRIWEKVKRNGIQNTPGFEPLVESLQLGYIHLPHHMLKTCLLYCCIYPEGREIKRGHLMRRWTAERFVCKEEIAKGYFEELVNRGLIPFVKKRYSQNYGKYRVHPVMRNFLRCKLREDNFITCSSDIPASYACRIRLLCIDEDPMSDSDSVTDDGPMSEIDWSHIRSLVVFGSARRARLGQLKCLRVLDLQFNEGLENDDLKDMCGLFRVRHLFGLRGRFISEIPPEIRGLQHLETLEVRGTRITGLPVEIGKLQHLKNLDLKQNEYLKEVPRVIRDLQHLENLSLNTTGITELPREIITRLPQLRSLDVSRNPKITELPSEIWNLQHLRTLNLDLRIPAGRDDAASLPLQERERVLPLALLPRKLRSDVKAEEEVEDECRYIVR